Proteins co-encoded in one Malus sylvestris chromosome 9, drMalSylv7.2, whole genome shotgun sequence genomic window:
- the LOC126583891 gene encoding protein C2-DOMAIN ABA-RELATED 4-like — translation METMMGLLRIHVQRGLNLAVRDLTSSDPYVVVKMGKQKLKTRVVKRNVNPEWDERLTLSVAEPNLPITLSVYDKDTFSFDDKMGDAEFDIALFIKVLRMQLEGLPDGTILTKVQPSRENCLAEESCIIWSNGKLVQNMILRLRNVECGEVELQLQWIDVPSSRGL, via the exons ATGGAGACCATGATGGGTCTGCTGAGGATTCATGTCCAAAGAGGATTGAACCTTGCTGTTCGAGACCTGACAAGCAGTGATCCTTATGTTGTTGTTAAAATGGGCAAGCAG AAACTGAAAACTCGTGTAGTGAAGAGGAATGTGAATCCAGAATGGGATGAAAGATTGACACTTTCAGTTGCAGAACCAAATCTTCCGATCACGCTTTCTGTGTACGATAAAGACACATTTAGTTTTGATGACAAAATGGGGGACGCAGAGTTTGATATTGCACTATTTATCAAAGTCTTGAGGATGCAATTGGAAGGCCTCCCAGATGGAACCATACTTACAAAAGTACAACCAAGCAGGGAAAACTGCCTTGCTGAAGAAAGCTGCATTATCTGGTCCAATGGCAAACTCGTTCAAAACATGATCCTCCGACTCAGAAATGTGGAGTGTGGGGAGGTTGAACTCCAGTTGCAGTGGATTGATGTTCCTAGTTCTAGGGGTCTGTAG